From a region of the Salarias fasciatus chromosome 6, fSalaFa1.1, whole genome shotgun sequence genome:
- the LOC115390784 gene encoding zinc finger BED domain-containing protein 4-like, with translation MPVKKLQQDVPTRWNSTYYMMQSLVEQKRVLSAYAADYELPTTLTATQWGILEKMTTVLEPFEQLTKDISSAEATAADVIPGVVSLTRLLAKMDESDKGVQTAKHALLEAVSKRFNGVQSEPLYAIATMVDARYKDRYFDLDNKEGARNMLLKIVDEMASVGNDQQEKAAGASADDPGQEDQEPPPKRARTGSLQDMYQEILAENDVTKQATTGETASQVYAYLGEPTILKTACPLKYWRSTHARFPALARVARKYLTAPCTSVDSERLFSAISNVIDEKRNRIHCDNAEMLIFIQKNLPLLDKGKN, from the exons ATGCCTGTGAAAAAGCTCCAACAAGACGTCCCCACCAGGTGGAATTCGACCTATTATATGATGCAGAGCCTGGTGGAGCAGAAGAGGGTTTTAAGTGCGTATGCTGCTGATTATGAACTCCCAACAACACTGACAGCAACTCAGTGGGGAATTTTGGAGAAGATGACCACCGTACTGGAACCCTTTGAACAGCTAACCAAGGACATCAGCTCTGCGGAGGccactgctgcagatgtcaTCCCTGGTGTGGTATCCCTGACACGGCTGCTCGCCAAGATGGATGAATCAGACAAAGGTGTGCAAACAGCCAAACATGCTCTATTGGAAGCTGTCAGTAAACGCTTTAATGGTGTGCAAAGTGAACCTCTTTATGCAATTGCAACCATGGTTGATGCTCGTTACAAAGACCGTTATTTTGACCTGGACAACAAGGAAGGAGCACGGAATATGCTGCTGAAGATTGTGGATGAAATGGCCAGCGTGGGCAATGATCAACAAGAAAAGGCTGCTGGTGCCAGTGCAGATGACCCAGGCCAGGAAGACCAGGAGCCCCCACCTAAGAGGGCCCGAACTGGGAGCCTGCAGGACATGTACCAAGAAATTCTCGCAGAGAATGATGTCACCAAACAAGCAACTACAGGCGAAACAGCATCACAG GTGTATGCATACCTGGGAGAACCCACCATCCTCAAGACAGCGTGCCCTTTGAAGTACTGGAGGTCCACCCACGCCCGCTTCCCTGCGCTTGCCCGAGTTGCACGCAAGTACCTCACTGCACCCTGTACCAGCGTAGACAGCGAACGGCTGTTCAGCGCCATCTCCAATGTCATCGATGAGAAGAGAAATCGCATACATTGCGACAATGCTGAGATGcttattttcattcagaaaaatctACCTCTCCTGGACAAGGGAAAAAATTAG